The Halostella limicola genome includes the window GGTCGGTCGAGTTCGAGCGGCGACGCCTCCTCGACCGCAGCGACCGCTTCGACGACCCGCTCGCTGGCGGGCCGTTCCGTCTCACCGCAGGCAGTCTGTCTCTGATCTGCGCTCATTATCGATTACACCCCTCCTATCTATAAAAATACGAGCGTGGAGTGGGAAAGAGTTGCAAATTTTGCAACCGCTGGGGATGAGATAATGCCTCCCGACCGGTCACCGCTGGTTCCGGGGGTCGAACGCGTCGAGGGGGTATCGGTGCTGGTCCCAGACGAGGTGTTCCCGGTCGATGTGGAGGCCGAGCCCGTGGAGGTCGTACGCGAGCTGCGTGATGTCCCTGCGGCCGACCTTTGCGGCGGTGATCAGGACGTTCTGCGACCCGGTCATGACGGTCGTCACGTCGACGACTCCGGAGAGGCGGCCCGCATCGACCGCGAGCTGCTCGCGGCTGTCGAGCGGCGCCGTGCAGATGAAGAGGTAGTGGTGCTGGATCCCGGCGCGCTCGTAGTTCACGTCGACGCCGTATCCCTCGATCACCCCCTCGGCTTCGAGCCGGTCGATCCGATTGCGGACGGTGTTGTCCGCGACGCCCACCGCGTCGGCGATGTCGGTGATCGACCGACGCGCGTTCTCCTGCAGCAGATAGATGATTTCCCGGTCGACGGCGTCGAGGGAGAACTGCGTCATACGCGCAGTACTATCCGCAGGGTGTTGAGTTTACGCGTCTTCTGGGGCGCCCCTGAAGACGCAGTTGCTGTTTCCGACCCGTGACCGACGCGTACCGCCGGCAGGCGGTGGTACGGACGCGAAGCTTTATCCGCGAGACGGGGAAATCTACGACGATGCATCCGATGCGGTCTGCACGGTCTACCGACGATCCCCGCGTCCTCCTCGTCGGTCCCGACCGCTGGCGGGGGCGAGTCGCGGCAGTCGTCGGCGACGACGCGCTCGTTTCGGCGGCGACCTCGCGAGAAGGGGCGCTCGATCTGCTACGGGGATCGGCCGACAGGTTCGACTGCGTCGTCTGCGCGGCGGAGCTCGACGACGGGGACGGGACGGCGCTGATCCGGGCGCTGGACGACGAGTCCGTTCCGGTCGTGCTGGCGCCCGAGACCGGGAACGAGCGACTCGCCAGAGACGCCTTCGTGGCCGGCGCGGCGGACTACGCGCCGCTCGACGAGGCGGACGAGACCCTGCGCGAGCGGATCGACGAGGCGGTCGACCGCGACGCCGAGCGCCGACGCTGCCGCCGTCGCGCGGCCGACTTCGAGGCGCTGGCGGCCGACCCGGACCGGTTCGTCGCCGTCCTCGACTCCGACGGCGCGGTCCGGCGGATCAACCGCGCCGGTCGCCGGTTCGTCGACGCCGACCGGGACACGGTCGTCGGGAAGCGGTTCTGGGCGCTGCCGTGGGGCGACGGGGACGCGTCGCGCCGCGACGTTCAGCGGGCGGTCGGCCGGGCCGCAGAGGGCGAGTTCGAGACCGTCGAGGCGTCGCTCGCGGGCGGCGCCGAGGCGATCGCGATGGAGTTCCGCCTCCGGCCGGTCGACGGTGGGGGCGACGGCCCCCGACGCGTCCTCGTCGTCGGGGCCGAGGTCGACGAGCGCGTCCGCCTCCAGGAGGAGCTCCGTCGGTCCGAGGAGCTCCACCGGGTGACGCTGAACAACATGACGGACACAGTGCTCGTAACGGACGACGAGGGGGCGTTCACGTACGTCTGTCCGAACGTGCACTTCATCTTCGGGTACACGGCCGAGGAGATCCGCGAGTTCGGCACGATCGACGCGCTGCTCGGTGACGACGCCGTCGACCCCGACCGGCTGCCGGCCGACGGCGTCCTCACGAACGTCGAGTGCACGGCGACCGACAAGGCGGGCGAGGAGCACACCCTGCTGGTCAACGTCCGCCGGGTGTCGATACAGGGCGGCACGACGCTGTACAGCTGCCGGGACGTCACCGAGCGGAAACGCCGGGAGGCGGCGCTCACGCAACTGCACCGGACGAGCCGGAACCTGCTGTACGACGAGACGGACGCGGAGATAGCGAACCGGATCGTCGAGGACGCGGCGTCGGTGCTGCCCGACGGCGGCGCGGCGGTGTACCAGTTCGACCGCGAGCAGAACGTTCTCTACCCGACCGCCGCCTCGGAGTCGGTGCGGTCGTTCCTCGGGCCGCTGCCGGAGTTCAGCCTCGACCAGCGCAGCGCGGTGACGCGAGCGTTCGTCGAGGAGCGGACGATGCGCTCGGGGGACGTCGACGGCGACCGCGAGCCGGGCGAGTCGCTCCCGGACTTCGGGGACTACGTCGCCGTCCCGCTCGCCGACCACGGCGTGTTGTTGGCGACGGCCCCCGACGAGGGGGCGTTCGACGGCGTCGACGAGGAGGTGACGGAACTGCTCGCCGCGACGACGGAGGCGGCGTTCGACCGCGTCGACCGCGAGAACGAGCTCCGGGAGCGCGACGAGGCGCTGCAGCGGCGCAACAGGCGGCTGTCCGATTTGATCCGGGTCAACGAGATCATCCGCGAGATCGACCAGGACCTCGTGAACGCCGAGACCCGCGCCGAGATCGAAACGGCGGTCTGCGAGCGCCTGACGGCCGACGACCGGTTCTCGTTCGCGTGGGTCGGCGAGACGACCGCGCCGGACGGCGGGATCGAGCCGAAGGCGTGGGCCGGCGACGAGCGGGGGTACCTCGACAGCCTCTCGCTGTCGCTCGACGGCGGTTCGGCGCCGGCGGTTCGGGCGGCCGACGAGCGCGAGGAGGCGCTGGTCGCCAACGTCGCCGAGTCGCTCCGTGACGCCCGGTGGCGCAAGGAGGCGGTGTCGCGGAACCTCCACTCGGCCTTCGCGATCCCGCTCGCCTACGACGGCGTGTCGCTCGGGACGCTCGCGGTGTACGCGGACGAACCGGACGCGTTCGACGAGACAGTGCGGACGGTGCTGCGCGAGCTCGGCGACACCATCGCGGCCGCGATAAACGCGGTCCAGCGCAAGGAAGCGCTGCACAGCGACGAGGTCGTCGAGCTCGACTACCGGATCGACGACCCGCGCTCGCCGCTGTTTCACCTCGCGGAGGCGACGGGCGCGACGCTGGACGTGGAAAGCGAGGTGACCCGGGAGGACGGCTCCGCGCTCGTGTTCGCGACCGTCACCGGCGCCCCGGCCGAGCGCGTCGTCGAGAGCGCGGCCGACCTGGTCGGGATCGCGGACGCGGAGGTGATCCGCGAGGCCGAGGACGGGGACAGCGGGTTCGTCGGCCTCGAAACGCGCGACCGCTTCCTCACCGACGTCCTCGCCGACCACGGCGCCGTGCGGCGCGTGCTGCGCGCGACCCCCGACGAGCTCCGGCTCGTCATCGAGGTGCCCGACTCGGTGCGCACCAGAACGGTCGACGAGGTCGTTTCGAACACGTTCTCCGACGCCGACCTCGTCGCGCAGCGCCAGCGCACCCGGCCCATCGACGCCGGGGGTACGGAGGGTCGCCTCGGGGAGCGGCTGACGGACCGGCAGCGCGAGGTCGTTCGGACGGCGTACCACAGCGGCTTCTTCGACGAGGACAGGGACGTCACCGGCCGCGACGTGGCCGCCGTCCTCGACATCTCCCACACCGCGTTCTA containing:
- a CDS encoding bacterio-opsin activator domain-containing protein translates to MHPMRSARSTDDPRVLLVGPDRWRGRVAAVVGDDALVSAATSREGALDLLRGSADRFDCVVCAAELDDGDGTALIRALDDESVPVVLAPETGNERLARDAFVAGAADYAPLDEADETLRERIDEAVDRDAERRRCRRRAADFEALAADPDRFVAVLDSDGAVRRINRAGRRFVDADRDTVVGKRFWALPWGDGDASRRDVQRAVGRAAEGEFETVEASLAGGAEAIAMEFRLRPVDGGGDGPRRVLVVGAEVDERVRLQEELRRSEELHRVTLNNMTDTVLVTDDEGAFTYVCPNVHFIFGYTAEEIREFGTIDALLGDDAVDPDRLPADGVLTNVECTATDKAGEEHTLLVNVRRVSIQGGTTLYSCRDVTERKRREAALTQLHRTSRNLLYDETDAEIANRIVEDAASVLPDGGAAVYQFDREQNVLYPTAASESVRSFLGPLPEFSLDQRSAVTRAFVEERTMRSGDVDGDREPGESLPDFGDYVAVPLADHGVLLATAPDEGAFDGVDEEVTELLAATTEAAFDRVDRENELRERDEALQRRNRRLSDLIRVNEIIREIDQDLVNAETRAEIETAVCERLTADDRFSFAWVGETTAPDGGIEPKAWAGDERGYLDSLSLSLDGGSAPAVRAADEREEALVANVAESLRDARWRKEAVSRNLHSAFAIPLAYDGVSLGTLAVYADEPDAFDETVRTVLRELGDTIAAAINAVQRKEALHSDEVVELDYRIDDPRSPLFHLAEATGATLDVESEVTREDGSALVFATVTGAPAERVVESAADLVGIADAEVIREAEDGDSGFVGLETRDRFLTDVLADHGAVRRVLRATPDELRLVIEVPDSVRTRTVDEVVSNTFSDADLVAQRQRTRPIDAGGTEGRLGERLTDRQREVVRTAYHSGFFDEDRDVTGRDVAAVLDISHTAFYDHVRRAQRNLYDELFDGGPTRA
- a CDS encoding Lrp/AsnC family transcriptional regulator, whose translation is MTQFSLDAVDREIIYLLQENARRSITDIADAVGVADNTVRNRIDRLEAEGVIEGYGVDVNYERAGIQHHYLFICTAPLDSREQLAVDAGRLSGVVDVTTVMTGSQNVLITAAKVGRRDITQLAYDLHGLGLHIDREHLVWDQHRYPLDAFDPRNQR